In one window of Frigoriglobus tundricola DNA:
- a CDS encoding protein kinase domain-containing protein, with amino-acid sequence MTPLYDAVHAERGSAPGLGYGTSEAPIAPAQALLTRLLAAQVLLPEEWEEVSAGDREALTHVVSAEVLLCKLLALHLLTRYQVDTIRRGFTDDLVLGNYRVLDVLGQGGMGTVYRAEHLQLRRQVALKVMARSTDVSPRLINRFYGEARAVARLQHPHIVTCFDAGRHAKAGSSPRDYFVMELIPGQDLFNLVREQGPLSALRACDIFRQVADALGEAHRHGLVHRDIKPSNVLVTPEGQAKVLDFGLARLPTQQMTEPGVVLGTIGYMAPEQARDPHSVDSRADLFSLGATLYWALTGRDPYPESGNPVQDLHRRFTTTPVPVRRVRPEVPAEVSDLVTRLMDPDPEMRFPSARTVSAALTGFTLWLPHGTTPAASASRITAPGQPRVLIVEDDPSVRGLMIALLQDQCDVREAEDGESALAELLRDPPDLAVVDVGLPGLSGTELIDKARAAGLESDRLKVLLTSGELPAEALGGLSVSSADDFISKPFAPVEFLSRVRALLMRKPSRPGDSIIAQTPPPGGSDRPAGAEALSLTVSRLLAETQLISEGQWTRVARYVRALARAVPEQGEYARLKDERYVSLLAAVAPVYDIGLLGVPRHTLLKPDRLDAAERSVVQTHCSIGAEVLIGVAQTCGGEVPGLDLAAEIARSHHERWDGTGYPDGLAGEDIPLAARVVGLVAVYEALRSRRPHRPPLGHAQSVRLISQDSPGQYDPTLLAAFAAVAPRFDQIHQGL; translated from the coding sequence ATGACGCCTCTGTACGATGCCGTCCACGCCGAGCGGGGGTCGGCTCCGGGCCTCGGGTACGGGACGTCGGAGGCGCCGATCGCGCCGGCCCAGGCGCTCCTCACCCGGTTGCTGGCGGCCCAGGTGCTCTTACCGGAGGAATGGGAGGAGGTGTCCGCGGGCGACCGCGAGGCCCTCACGCACGTCGTTTCGGCCGAGGTGCTGCTCTGCAAGCTCCTGGCCCTGCACCTGCTCACCCGCTATCAGGTGGACACCATCCGGCGCGGGTTCACCGACGACCTGGTGCTCGGCAACTACCGCGTGCTCGACGTCCTCGGTCAGGGCGGCATGGGCACGGTGTACCGGGCCGAGCACCTCCAGCTCCGCCGCCAGGTGGCGCTCAAGGTGATGGCCCGCTCCACCGACGTCAGCCCGCGGCTCATCAACCGGTTCTACGGCGAGGCCCGGGCCGTCGCCCGGCTCCAGCACCCGCACATCGTCACCTGCTTCGACGCCGGCCGGCACGCCAAAGCCGGCAGCTCGCCGCGCGACTACTTCGTGATGGAGCTGATCCCCGGTCAGGACCTGTTCAACCTGGTCCGCGAGCAGGGGCCGCTCTCCGCGCTGCGGGCGTGCGACATCTTCCGCCAGGTGGCCGACGCCCTGGGCGAGGCCCACCGGCACGGCCTCGTGCACCGCGACATCAAGCCGAGCAACGTCCTCGTCACGCCGGAGGGGCAGGCGAAGGTCCTCGACTTCGGCCTCGCCCGGCTGCCGACGCAGCAGATGACCGAGCCGGGTGTGGTCCTCGGCACCATCGGCTACATGGCCCCGGAGCAGGCCCGGGACCCGCACTCGGTGGACAGCCGCGCCGACCTGTTCAGCCTCGGCGCCACCCTGTACTGGGCGCTGACCGGCCGCGACCCGTACCCAGAGTCCGGCAACCCGGTCCAGGACCTGCACCGCCGGTTCACCACGACCCCGGTCCCGGTGCGGCGCGTGCGCCCGGAGGTGCCGGCCGAGGTGTCCGACCTCGTCACCCGGCTCATGGACCCGGACCCCGAAATGCGGTTCCCGTCGGCCCGGACCGTGTCCGCCGCGCTGACCGGGTTCACCCTGTGGCTGCCGCACGGCACCACGCCGGCCGCGTCCGCGTCGCGCATCACCGCCCCCGGGCAGCCGCGGGTGCTGATCGTCGAGGACGACCCGAGCGTGCGCGGGCTGATGATCGCCCTGCTCCAGGACCAGTGCGACGTGCGCGAGGCCGAGGACGGCGAGTCCGCCCTGGCCGAGCTGCTCCGCGACCCGCCCGATCTGGCGGTGGTGGACGTCGGGCTGCCGGGGCTGAGCGGCACGGAGCTGATCGACAAGGCCCGCGCCGCCGGCCTGGAGAGCGACCGGCTGAAGGTGCTGCTCACCTCCGGCGAGCTGCCGGCCGAGGCCCTGGGCGGGCTGTCCGTTTCGAGCGCCGACGACTTCATCAGCAAGCCGTTCGCGCCGGTCGAGTTCCTGTCCCGGGTGCGCGCGCTGCTGATGCGCAAGCCGTCGCGCCCGGGCGACTCCATCATCGCCCAGACCCCGCCGCCCGGCGGGAGCGACCGCCCGGCCGGCGCCGAGGCGCTCTCGCTGACCGTCTCCCGGCTCCTGGCCGAGACCCAACTGATCTCCGAGGGGCAGTGGACCCGCGTGGCGCGGTACGTCCGGGCGCTGGCCCGCGCGGTGCCCGAGCAGGGCGAGTACGCGCGGCTGAAGGACGAGCGCTACGTTTCGCTCCTGGCCGCCGTCGCCCCGGTGTACGACATCGGCCTCCTGGGCGTCCCGCGGCACACGCTGCTGAAGCCCGACCGGCTGGACGCGGCCGAACGGTCGGTGGTGCAGACGCACTGCTCGATCGGCGCGGAGGTCCTGATCGGGGTCGCGCAGACGTGCGGCGGCGAGGTGCCGGGCCTGGACCTCGCCGCCGAGATCGCCCGGAGCCACCACGAGCGCTGGGACGGCACCGGCTACCCGGACGGGCTGGCCGGCGAGGACATCCCGCTGGCCGCCCGCGTGGTCGGCCTGGTGGCCGTGTACGAGGCGCTGCGGAGCCGCCGCCCGCACCGCCCGCCGCTGGGGCACGCCCAGTCGGTGCGGCTCATCTCCCAGGACTCGCCCGGCCAGTACGACCCGACGCTCCTGGCGGCGTTCGCCGCCGTCGCCCCCCGGTTCGACCAGATCCACCAGGGGCTGTGA
- a CDS encoding CHAT domain-containing protein has translation MLELDFVAGPPSEARWLRDGQPLGPAIHLDGAILRRLDEIRVAFAQPFDRKTVPLVDPDEVRALGRALYDVFFRPVESHLPSPADPGPHTLLIRSVDPKAFNLPWELVELPGRNLPIGCDSAWVVLRVPRASAGISVPPPDPGPLRLLFLAAAPDGDVPLDFEREEEVMLRATERLDKSVVVMPFAETGGIDELARLVAEHRPHVVHLSGHGIVNEKGVGYFAFENEHGRPDARPADQIAERVFRGAAVRCVVLNACQTGLAAATGLADHLVSTGVPVVLGWGASVGDDISTRFMSSFYRFLATGNTVPLAVAKARHAIWESGRRDHAGHTLWDLTFALPRLFAIDPDCALVDRSAPPRPYTGPKTEPVLLGDDIKGLREGFVGRRKDQQQLIPPLRDGTFSVLVLTGIGGMGKSTLATRATSRLREAGFEVYGVKAMRDSTRPRPGGCSCSKSSCPRLPARSWSPPPTPTRPFGTASSRSRIALPWPWTSGRSGNSPW, from the coding sequence ATGCTCGAACTCGACTTCGTCGCCGGTCCGCCGTCGGAAGCCCGCTGGCTGCGGGACGGTCAACCCCTCGGACCGGCGATCCACCTCGACGGCGCGATCTTACGCCGCCTGGACGAAATCCGGGTTGCGTTTGCCCAGCCCTTCGACCGAAAAACCGTGCCGCTTGTAGATCCGGACGAGGTCCGGGCGCTCGGTCGCGCCTTGTATGACGTGTTCTTTCGCCCCGTCGAATCGCACCTGCCCAGCCCCGCAGATCCCGGCCCGCACACGCTGCTGATCCGCAGTGTGGACCCCAAGGCGTTCAACCTGCCGTGGGAACTGGTCGAATTGCCCGGCCGAAATCTGCCCATCGGGTGCGATTCGGCCTGGGTGGTCCTTCGGGTGCCCCGCGCTTCGGCGGGGATTTCGGTCCCGCCACCCGATCCCGGACCGCTCCGCCTCCTGTTTCTCGCCGCGGCGCCCGACGGCGACGTGCCGCTCGACTTCGAGCGCGAGGAAGAGGTGATGCTGCGGGCCACCGAACGGCTCGACAAAAGCGTTGTCGTGATGCCATTTGCCGAAACAGGTGGGATCGACGAACTGGCCCGGCTGGTGGCCGAGCACCGCCCCCACGTCGTCCACCTCTCCGGCCACGGGATCGTCAACGAAAAGGGCGTCGGCTATTTCGCGTTCGAGAACGAGCACGGCCGCCCGGACGCGCGACCGGCTGATCAGATTGCAGAACGGGTGTTCCGCGGGGCCGCCGTCCGGTGCGTGGTGCTCAATGCGTGCCAGACCGGACTGGCTGCGGCGACGGGCCTGGCCGACCACCTCGTCTCAACTGGCGTGCCGGTTGTCCTCGGGTGGGGCGCGTCGGTGGGCGACGACATCTCCACTCGGTTCATGTCCAGCTTCTATCGGTTCCTGGCCACTGGGAACACGGTGCCGCTGGCGGTAGCGAAGGCCCGGCACGCCATCTGGGAGTCCGGCCGGCGCGACCACGCCGGGCACACGCTGTGGGATCTGACGTTCGCCCTGCCGCGGCTGTTCGCCATCGACCCGGACTGCGCCCTCGTCGATCGATCGGCCCCACCACGGCCGTACACGGGGCCGAAAACGGAGCCGGTGCTCCTCGGCGACGACATCAAGGGCTTGCGGGAAGGGTTCGTCGGCCGACGGAAGGACCAGCAGCAACTCATTCCCCCGCTTCGGGACGGAACCTTCTCCGTCCTCGTCCTGACCGGGATTGGCGGAATGGGCAAGAGCACACTGGCGACCCGAGCGACCAGTCGGCTGCGCGAGGCCGGGTTCGAGGTATACGGAGTGAAGGCGATGCGGGATTCGACCCGGCCGAGGCCGGGCGGTTGTTCCTGCTCGAAAAGCTCTTGCCCACGCTTGCCCGCCCGTTCATGGTCACCGCCGCCGACACCTACAAGGCCATTCGGAACGGCGAGTTCCCGGTCGAGGATCGCGTTGCCCTGGCCGTGGACGAGTGGAAGAAGCGGAAACTCGCCCTGGTGA